ttatttatttcgaccaacaaagtatgaggcacatgctatttagttcatactacttgtctcttatttgagttggcacttgttcattgcattggtactaacgttttacttgtcttgtgaatggagatgccgacgacatatgtcgtgtacaaggggagggttcctggagtctacgacgactgggaggactgtcggagacaggtgcaccgtttcagcggcaacagctacaagggataccccactagggtggaggcggaaggaagatacgcccgttatctagcgggagagatgagggacatgaggaggaaccggatgaagaccatggccttcgtgatgatggtcatgaccatgttggtcatgttctatgtgattctagtttaggttaggacctacattgtgaggtgtatgacgatacttgtgacgactatgtaccaagacttctaactttgtgaaacttcgccgttcggtgttgcatatgcacatgtgttgtatgaatcaacacattccgaaacgagacttgcgtatttgtgtactgataccgaaatgaaacttggctctctatgtgcttctcatattgcatgtaatactgtataaatatgaactgcgttgtaaatatatactgctgtcaaaattgtattgtaatatgctggaaaaaagtggaaaaaagaattttcgaattaattgccggcgcacctaaatgaaacattgccggcgcacgtggcatgcgccagtgctggatgcactactgccggcgcacctgattgtgcgccggtggaatagatctttgccggcgaagcagggtggtgcgccggcagtagctgatatatcgccggcgcacagcctggtgcgccggcagtgtccgtttatcaccggcgcgttcgcaccggcgggctcgtggtgcgccggcaatgggggttttaggtgcgccggcaatgggcctttccctagtagtgtttGTCTTTGAGCTGTTTACAGAAGGGAAGATActataaaaaaaattaaacaaaAGCAGAAGCGAGTAATTTTGGGGTGTTAAAGTCCGCACGTAATTGGGTTGTCAACATCAGGGCAGTCAGATGATTCGTCCAAAATTTGATGTGTCACGCTACTTGAAGATTCTGCATGCGGTGTAGTAATAACTGGACTGGAATTTCATGCAAACGGAATTTCAGTTGGGAAAGAAGAACTTAGAACCACAAAACTAACAATCTGTAGATGACATACCTGTGAGAAAGATTTGTGTTGGTGGGAGATGGGAGGGCTAATGCATTTTTGTCTGCGGGGTCCTGGAAAAGTGAGTTTGTTAGAAGAAATGACAATATGATGTATCAATATAGAATAAGGATAGTGGCTTCACCTGTGGGGCTGACGATATTGTATTTAAGTTTTGTCCATCAACTGGGTAACTCTTTTTGAGGACATAGTTTATAGAGAATTTTGAGAAATACTCGGGATTCATGCCTATGGTGAAGAGTCTTGTCTTTCCAATGGCTTGGTCAAGAGCAACTGCATGGTCTGAtgcatctattttcatattttgagAGGCTTCTGAAGCGGTTTTGTCGACCAAATCTTCAGCTACAGCAGTAAAAGCAATTGTGTCCATGCTAGTTGTGCCATCAGTAATTTTTAGGGGAAGCTTGAACCTAAATGAGTAAGATATTATAGTTATTAGTTGAGCAGACTATTTGTAAATAAAGTGGTGATGCGATCAATTGTGTAAATTCCGATGTTACATGGGTTTGGGTGCCGAAAAAGGGCATGTGCATCTTGGAGTGTCCAGGTTGTTGTTGTACCCTTGACCACATGTTTTGCAAGTTTTGTAGTACCATTTAGATGACTGTATTACTGCTTCTATCTTCGCAATGCAGCTGTAGGTAGCTCCTCCCTTTTGTTATAAATGTACAGAGTGTTATTTAAAATAATATTTGTGCAGCCATATTTAGAGCTATGTAAATGAATAGGTACCTGAAAAGATGAAATTGGCAGTGCAGATATTTCCTCCAATTTGTGTATTTTGCCTGCTGCTTGAATGGGGGGTTGACGGACAACCTGAGGTTTTTGTTGCTGTAGGGTAGGAATTTCCCATTGATAGCTTCAAAGTAGATATATGCATGTTTAGTATGTATTGTGGATATCAAAATAAGGTAAAACTATTGTAGATGGAAGTCTTGATGAACCTGCTTATATATTGGGCAACCTCTGGTATATCCAAGTCAATGAATGTTTGCGTTGCTGAACTTGAAGAAGCCTCTATGTTTTGTACATAATTAAATAGTTGAGTTATTCTTCATTGTCATGCTACTAAAGTTGGTACATAAAATATTCATTCTTGTCAGCTTACCTAAAAACTTTCCTGTAGTAAGTCCAGCAAACGCACATACCACaattttttcttttgattttgcAAGGACAGTGCTCTCATCAAATGCTTGACCATGTTCACCCCAAAGATTTATCTGCTGTGTCTGTTCGCTGAAACATGATCAAAGAGCGATGAAAAGAGAAATGGAGAAGTGGGCACAATTATTTTTATACAACTTATGAGAAAGATCTGTACTCTTGGTTACGGATGTGAATTTTCCTGAGTTTATACTGAGAGACTGGGCTGGCataatcatatggaccaacatagctGATAACTCCTATTAAATCTGTTGAAAAGAAGTATGTAAGACATGTATCATTTTAGGAGAATATACATTTCTATAACAACACAGCTTTCTATGTAATACCTATTAGTGGCTTGGTAGGAATGTCTTTGGTTGATAGTTTATCGAACTGGCAGAAATCAAAGGCAAACTGGGGAATGCTGGCTCCTCGTGATTGCATGAGATGAACCTTCGAGCTTGACTTGAACTGAAGCATGTAGTTCTGGTGGTGGTAAATATATTTCTTGTGTGTACTATCAACAGCGTTAAGATCTGTAAATATGTAGACCGATCCAACTTGTAGCAACGGTCGAAACTGTTTTTCGACCTTTCTTGGGACACTTATTTCTGCCATAGTACCCTACAGAATATGTTAAACTTTACGTGGTAAGAAATTTTATTTAAAGATGCTGAATTCGATGAATAATCTTCATAGAGTACTTACGTCTTCAGCGAGAATTATTCCATCAATGCTGATGAAAGGGTCTGCAGCTTTCGGGCTCATATTTTTCGCATCCCATAGGCGTATGAGCCGTCCAAAAACCTTGCAGTTTTGCTGTCCTGGAGTAATTTTTGCAAACTCTGTAGTAGAGCTCATGATTGATGCGTCTCTGAAAGAACAAAATAAATATTATGAAAAAAATGATAAGAATATGCAATTAGTATATTGTCAAGACAACGCCCAATCAAACATGATAAGAAATTTCAAAGCCTTGTAGTATCGTTTCTGCATTGCATACCTTTCTGATTTAATGAAGTTGTGCGTTGATATGAGAAAAAACTTCATGGTAGACTACATTGTGTGTGCAATTGTCATGTGATGGAGGACTGTTCTCAATAAGAACTCGTAAGCCTTTTTGCGATGTTACTCGTGAGAAAGCGACATATAATTGGCCGTGAGAGAAAACTGGGGTTGGTAAATAGACACCAACTCTGTCCAGAGTCTGCCCTTGACTTTTGTTGATTGTCATAGCATATGAAAGACGTACTGGGAATTGACGACGCTCCAATTTGAATGGCCACCTAGACTGGGCTGAAGTGGTGACGATgcgtgggatataaactttagaaccTTTGGCTTTCCCAGTTATTATTTCTCCTTCAATTACCCTGTTTGTAAGTTGTGTAACAATCAGGCCCGGGCCAGCAGGAGTGCAAAGTGTGCATGCGCACAGGGCCCAAAAAAATTTGGGGCCCCAAATTTTGGAATAGGCTTATACTACGTATAGATATTCAGGAAAAAAACAGGGCCGGCCCTATACTTTGGCCTTCCAATCGATGGGAGAGAGCTAGCCCAGCGAGGCCGACGGGAGTCGATCGATCCAGAAACTGGCTCAGCTCCCTCAACAAAGCGGAATTGATCGAGAAACTACATGACTCGGGTCCCTTGACGAAGCAGAAGCGACGCGGGCGGCAGGCCCCAACACCAATCAGTTCTTCTCCTCTGCAGTTCTGCACTGCTCCGAGTCCTTGCCGGTCGATCTTGCGATCAAGTACAGCAGGTGCGGCCGTGCGCTCGCAGCATCCCTCATCTCACCTCTCTCCCCTATTTCTTTTCTAATTTTCTTGTCCAGTTTTTTCTAGTAGATGCTGTACCGTCCCCTATATTTTTTTAAATCATAATTTCCAAATTCGTTCAATTGTGTTGTATTTTTATTCATCTTTTTTTTTGTAGAAATCAACATGGAAAAGTCCGAATCCAGTTTTTAGGAGCGTTAGAAAAAAAGAGAAGGAAGGAAAATTGATTCAATCTCAAAGAGGGGCAATTGACAAGTTtattaaaaacaaaacaaaagtgtCCTCCGATAATCAGTCACTTGATGTTGATTCTTCAACCCTTGTTCCTTAAACTGATTCTAGAGGCGGTCATATTGAGCCAGGAGTTTAATAGGTATGCTTTTTAATGATGTTGTTCTAACAAATATTATGCAACCGGAGTTTAATAGGTATGTTTCTTAATATATACAATTTCTACGTAAGATACGCTCGCATATTGGTTATAATTTTGAATAGTCAATTTTTTTTAGTGCCATAGGGCCCCATTTTGAAGTTTCGCACAGGGTCCCAAATTTAGCCGGCCCGGCCCTGGTAACAATAAGTCTAGTTCCATTACAGAGACCACGAGAGGGGTCAAGATTACGCAATAACATTATGGGAACTCCTATTTTGAGATGCAACACGTGGTCTGGTAGCCCATTCATGGGAATGGTATTCAAAAATTCAGTGGGATACAATGCCTCTAGCGTGGAAAGGTTTGAGGAAGTGTCATCAATTGAATCTGCACTGTAATATAACATCTCATTTGTTGGTAACTCTGCGATCATTTTTCTATTTATCTCAGAGACAACTTCATTTGTAGGAGCTAAGATAGCACGATCACAGAAGTATGATGCAATGTCACTCTGTTGGGGGCTGTCAGAATTGTACACAAAGGAAATCAAACCTTGAAGATTTCTGCATTCTGATGGGAGTAGGAGAGATGGTGGAATTTTTATGAAAATGTTTTCAGGCTCATTTTCAATGGGAATGAAAGGTTCAGTACCATCTCCCACCCTCAAAAGCCATTCGGCAAATATACGTAGGTCTTGTTTATCAGACGGCGAAAGAAATTGAGATCTGAGCCTCATATTCTCGGTCAACTTCAAAACCACACAGTGACGCCATAAATAAGAATTTACAATGCAAGCTTTTAAGATTTGTTGCTTTCTTGCATTTGGTATAACTGGAAGAGTTTGGCGGAAGTCTCCACTAAGAACAACTGTTATGTTACCAAACTGTTTGCCCTCCAAACTGGGTCTGGTATCTGACATCATATCTCTAAGAGTACGATTAAGTGCTTCAAAACAGTACCTATGGTTGACTGGTGCTTCATCCCAAATAATCAGTGATGTTTTCTGAATAAGTTCAGCCAAGTTAGTATTTTTTTTGACATTGCACATAGAATTCTCCCGTATATCCAGTGGGATTTTAAAACGGGAGTGTGGTGTTCTACCCCCTGGAAGCAACAGGGATGCAATTCCAGATGATGCGATAGCCAAGGCTACCTTTCCTTTGCTTCTTACAGAGTTAAGTATAGTTGTCCATAGAAAGGTCTTTCCAGTTCCTCCAAATCCATATACAAAGAATGTTCGACCTTCCCTATTTTGGACAGAATTACAAATAGCATCATAAACTTTTTCCTGGCATTTATTCAGCCTTGGAATATCTTCAGATAAACTTCTGGTCATTTGAGGGATATCATAGCTTAGTTCATCTAATAGTAGCCTATTTTCTAGGGAAGCACTTGCTATATCATCTGGTAGTGGTAAGTTGAAATGTGACAGAGAATACCCAGCATCTCTCAACAATTTATCCACCTCAAACAGAACAAATGAAACAGCAATATCTGCAGATGAGTTGCTTCCTTGAAGACTGTTACGATTTAATCTGTAGGTCCTATCCTGACTCATTGAGGTAGCATGTTCATCAAAAAGTTTCTTTGGATTTGTGACCTCACAGAATAGCAACAATGTGACAAAAAGATGTCGTAATTGGGAAGGTGTTGCCCACTGAGCTGCATCTGCGAGAGCATGGGACCATTCTTGGTCATCACCAAGAAGTCCTAAAGCTTCACAGGCTGCACGAAATGTTGGATATTCACGATTTCCTATTGTGCGGATTTCTGCATACGATTTTGCACCTTTGACAATGTGGAGCAATAGTCGGAGGTAATAAAGTTCTCCCTGTGCAGGACTAACATTAGCAACACGACCAATTTTCTTTTGAGAGCCTTTACGTGTGTCCCAGTACTTTTCATTTTTATCTGAATGCCATGTAAAGTGTGCAGGGAACTCAATATAAGTATGCTCTCGAGCAGCAGGGAAACGACCATTGGCTTCTAGCCATGCAGTTAGCTTAGTCTTCAAATTATTTGGGTTGGAAATTACTTCTTCAAGGTTGTCATCCTCTGCATACACAACATTATTCTCCAATGGTAGATGCACAGGAAGGCGTTCAACTGATGGGAGAGTATGGTGAATGTCAAACTGAAGCAAGCGCCAAGATGCATCATGTGGGGTAACACAACGACATTCAAGATAATTATTTATTTCATTGACAGTTTCACCGGCTGTTTCTGAGGATGAGGAACTTTTATAAAATCCAACTCTTGCACAATCAAAGCCTTTTGTGACATATTTGAAAAGATATTTATGCATACCATCATGATTGACCCTTTCTACATTTATGTGTGCCTGATATTTAACCACCAAGTCAACATTGTGAGGAACAACAAATCCATTGTCAATGTTAATTCCATTTCTGTGTACAACTATTCCATTTTTCGGTCGAGCATACTAAGCAAACCCATTTTCTTTTACAACAGTTTGTTCACAGAATTCCTTAGGGTAGAATTTGGAACATTTTCCTTCACACATACAGGGTGATTTGGGTCCCAGAGGGCCACAAGGTCCATGAATCATAAAAGAAGAGACTGCttcatatctacatgttttatgcatactttatgtcatatttatgcattttccggcactaacctattaacgagatgccgaagagccagttgctgttttctgctgtttttggtttcagaaatcctagtaaggaaatattctcggaattggacgaaatcaacgcccaggggcctatttttccacaaagcttccagaagaccggaggacttacgaagtggggccacgaggtggccagacaacagggcggcgcggcccaagccctggccgcgccggcctgttgtgtgggcccctcgtgtggccccctgacttgctcttccgcctacatatagtcttcgtcgcgaaacccccagtaccgagagccacgatacggaaaaccttacagagacgctgccgccgccaatcccatctctggggattcaggagatcgcctccggcaccctgccggagaggggaatcatctcccggaagactcttcaccgccatggtcgcctccggattgatgagtgagtagttcacccctggactatgggtccatagcagtagctagatggtcgtcttctccttatgtgcttcattgtcggatcttgtgagctgcctaacatgatcaagatcatctatctgtaatgctatatgttgtgtttgttgggatccgatggatagagaataatatgttatgttgattatcaatctattacctatgtgttgtttatgatcttgcatgctctccgttattagtagaggctctggccaagtttttactcttaactccaagagggagtatttatgctcgatagtgggttcatgcctccattaaatctgggacagtgacagaaag
This Lolium perenne isolate Kyuss_39 chromosome 1, Kyuss_2.0, whole genome shotgun sequence DNA region includes the following protein-coding sequences:
- the LOC139833476 gene encoding uncharacterized protein, which produces MDLVALWDPNHPYARPKNGIVVHRNGINIDNGFVVPHNVDLVVKYQAHINVERVNHDVERLPVHLPLENNVVYAEDDNLEEVISNPNNLKTKLTAWLEANGRFPAAREHTYIEFPAHFTWHSDKNEKYWDTRKGSQKKIGRVANVSPAQGELYYLRLLLHIVKGAKSYAEIRTIGNREYPTFRAACEALGLLGDDQEWSHALADAAQWATPSQLRHLFVTLLLFCEVTNPKKLFDEHATSMSQDRTYRLNRNSLQGSNSSADIAVSFVLFEVDKLLRDAGYSLSHFNLPLPDDIASASLENRLLLDELSYDIPQMTRSLSEDIPRLNKCQEKVYDAICNSVQNREGRTFFVYGFGGTGKTFLWTTILNSVRSKGKVALAIASSGIASLLLPGGRTPHSRFKIPLDIRENSMCNVKKNTNLAELIQKTSLIIWDEAPVNHRYCFEALNRTLRDMMSDTRPSLEGKQFGNITVVLSGDFRQTLPVIPNARKQQILKACIPPTE
- the LOC139833474 gene encoding uncharacterized protein, whose protein sequence is MSSTTEFAKITPGQQNCKVFGRLIRLWDAKNMSPKAADPFISIDGIILAEDGTMAEISVPRKVEKQFRPLLQVGSVYIFTDLNAVDSTHKKYIYHHQNYMLQFKSSSKVHLMQSRGASIPQFAFDFCQFDKLSTKDIPTKPLIDLIGVISYVGPYDYASPVSQYKLRKIHIRNQDEQTQQINLWGEHGQAFDESTVLAKSKEKIVVCAFAGLTTGKFLGKIEASSSSATQTFIDLDIPEVAQYISSYQWEIPTLQQQKPQVVRQPPIQAAGKIHKLEEISALPISSFQGGATYSCIAKIEAVIQSSKWYYKTCKTCGQGYNNNLDTPRCTCPFSAPKPMFKLPLKITDGTTSMDTIAFTAVAEDLVDKTASEASQNMKIDASDHAVALDQAIGKTRLFTIGMNPEYFSKFSINYVLKKSYPVDGQNLNTISSAPQDPADKNALALPSPTNTNLSHSPVITTPHAESSSSVTHQILDESSDCPDVDNPITCGL